Proteins from one Mesoplodon densirostris isolate mMesDen1 chromosome 1, mMesDen1 primary haplotype, whole genome shotgun sequence genomic window:
- the LOC132486763 gene encoding LOW QUALITY PROTEIN: uncharacterized protein LOC132486763 (The sequence of the model RefSeq protein was modified relative to this genomic sequence to represent the inferred CDS: inserted 2 bases in 1 codon; substituted 1 base at 1 genomic stop codon) — protein MKGSHRNKDYSAEGEGAGKRPKRKCLQWHPLLAKKLLDFSEEEEEEDQEEDIDKVQLLGAAGLEQDGETEDDESPEQRARRPMNAFLLFCKRHRSLVRQEHRNRLDNRGATKILADWWAVLDPKEKQKYTDMAKEYKHAFMKANPGYKWCATTNKPVKSPTSTVNPREKLWAFPSDSSRALPSPKKTKPEEMPQLNFGMADPTQMGGLSMLLLAGEHVLGTPEISSGTCRPDVSESSELRQESPLFQFAEISSGTSHPDVPSKQCQASALFQFAEICSKTSQLGGAEPVKRCGESALFQLAEMCLASEGGNEGQEKESPLIMKSVGMKKAGHFTRVGPVEARSSRRQSQRKTLSLAQQSWMKNLKRNSTASLSIVLLHLTRNVYLSQEKRRRPDICPQNRPKPAKVLSSLRKRTYSTKLSANTSTKRRSLMFRKKEVGINGQTSNSSWLPFTLQKPYFQKTETPQSLLIRLQMPHPFPTLQSQQGRKNPWWAVKREKQGKPRSHTLSGQQMAGYHQQEVLWMTNQRNTCRGVLSRXPRQAAMTNAHTTERPRRRGAAPRRCPPCLRSSASLCRPKWLPWNXCIEVRDQLRSPMMDSQKKCPRLLYLFLALTSEAPFNCKTLCFTYYPSLVFIERC, from the exons atgaaaggcagtcatagaaataaagattattccgcagaaggagaaggagctggaaaacgaccaaaacgaaagtgccttcagtggcatccattgctagcaaagaaacttcttgacttttcagaagaggaagaagaggaagaccaAGAGGAGGATATTGATAAGGTTCAACTTCTTGGGGCCGCGGGTCTAGagcaagatggtgaaactgaagatgatgaatcaccagaacagcgagcccggagaccaatgaatgcatttctcttattttgcaaacgtcatcgctctcttgtacgtcaggaacacaggaacaggcttgataaccgaggtgctaccaagatactagctgattggtgggctgttctcgatccaaaggaaaagcagaaatacacagacatggccaaggagtataaacatgcatttatgaaagcaaatcctggctacaaatggtgtgctaccacaaacaagcctgtgaaatccccaacatccactgtcaatccacgggagaaactatgggccttcccatctgactcttcaagagccttgccaagccccaagaaaacaaagcctgaagaaatgcctcagcttaactttgggatggctgatcctactcaaatgggaggcctgagcatgctgcttttagctggagaacatgttcttggtacaccagagatatcctctggcacttgcaggcctgatgtttcagaatcctctgaattgcgtcaggagtcaccattatttcagtttgccgagatatcttcaggtacctcccaccctgatgttccgtcaaaacaatgtcaagcatcagccttgtttcagtttgcagagatctgttcgaagacttcacagttgggcggtgctgaacctgtaaaacgctgtggagagtctgcactctttcaactggcagagatgtgcctggcatcagagggg ggaaacgaaggtcaggaaaaggaaagtcctctgatcatgaagagtgttggcatgaagaaagctggacatttcaccagagtgggaccagtggaagcaagaagttcaagaagacaaagccaaaggaagactctctccttggctcagcaaagctggatgaagaatttgaaaagaaattcaacagcctccctcagtatagtcctgttacatttgaccagaaatgtgtacctgtcccaagaaaaaagaagaagaccggacatatgtcctcagaaccgacccaaaccagcaaaggtcctttccagtctcagaaaaagaacttattccacaaaattgtcagcaaatacaagcacaaaaaggagaagcctaatgttccggaaaaaggaagtggggataaatggtcaaacaagcaactcttcttggctgccattcaccctacagaagccatattttcagaagacagaaacaccacagagcctgcttataaggttacaaatgccccatccattcccaacactccagagccaacaagggcgcaagaacccttggtgggcagtcaaaagagaaaagcaaggaaaaccaagatcacacaccttGTCAGGACAGCAGATGGCCGGGTATCACCAGCAGGAGGTACTTTGGATGACAAACCAAAGGAACACCTGCAGAGGAGTCTTGTCAAGGTGACCGAGACAGGCTGCAATGACGAATGCTCACACAACCGAGAGGCCACGGAGACGCGGAGCAGCACCCCGGAGATGCCCGCCGTGTCTGCGTTCTTCAGCCTCGCTGTGCCGGCCGAAGTGGCTGCCATGGAA ATgcatagaagtcagagatcaactccgctcccccatgatggacagccaaaagaaatgcccccgactcctgtacttatttcttgcgctgaccagtgaagcgccctttaattgtaaaacattgtgctttacctactaccctagccttgtctttattgagagatgctag